One region of Miscanthus floridulus cultivar M001 chromosome 19, ASM1932011v1, whole genome shotgun sequence genomic DNA includes:
- the LOC136529986 gene encoding uncharacterized protein, with amino-acid sequence MQLLDRAKSSQTENRPAFSVRVVQVPPGVDDTETDSAAETNSTEEAVSATATPRKLAMHPEPIFGSSQKNLKALVRDAISRNLLDDGDDNADVVLRLFLCQSKPAFILPASFSYMVSKFHGTRLHVQNPVGNRLCLYTCTFVQMLFSST; translated from the exons ATGCAGCTTCTTGACAGGGCCAAGAGCTCGCAGACGGAGAACCGGCCTGCCTTCTCTGTCAGAGTTGTTCAG GTGCCTCCAGGGGTTGACGACACTGAGACCGACTCTGCCGCCGAGACCAACTCGACTGAAGAGGCCGTCTCTGCAACTGCAACCCCAAGAAAACTGGC TATGCACCCAGAACCCATTTTTGGCTCCTCACAGAAGAATCTCAAGGCTCTTGTCCGTGATGCCATCAGCAGGAACCTCCTGGATGATGGCGATGATAATGCGGATGTTGTTCTCAGGTTATTTCTGTGTCAGTCTAAACCTGCATTCATCTTACCGGCTTCTTTCAGTTACATGGTCTCGAAATTCCATGGTACTCGTTTGCATGTGCAAAATCCGGTGGGAAACAGATTATGTCTATATACATGTACCTTCGTTCAAATGTTGTTTAGCAGTACTTGA
- the LOC136528347 gene encoding protein EXORDIUM-like 3, whose protein sequence is MPQHLRVLLVLAALTASPLAAAWRPWPPRDNGTTGVAGLGASKKFEGSSEFVKLEYHMGPVLASAITVHPIWYGPWPAAQKRTIRAFLRSLAPPPDSEARIPRPSVSAWWRTVRLYTDQTSANVSAAVSLGAEKSDARMSRGARLSRMDIQAVVRDAVTARTRPLPVDSSGGVYLVLTSPDVSVEDFCGQVCGFHYFTFPSVVGYTLPYAWVGNSARRCPEVCAYPFAIPAYVAPGRKAEAPPNGDVGVDGMVSVIAHELAEVASNPLANAWYAGSDPSFPTEIADLCEGIYGTGGGGAYTGQLLTDARSGAAYNVNGAGGRRFLVQWVWNPVLSYCSGPNALDQ, encoded by the coding sequence ATGCCGCAGCACCTGCGCGTGCTCCTCGTCCTGGCGGCACTCACCGCGTCGCCGCTAGCCGCGGCGTGGCGCCCGTGGCCGCCGCGCGACAACGGGACGACGGGCGTGGCGGGCCTGGGCGCGTCGAAGAAGTTCGAGGGCTCGTCGGAGTTCGTGAAGCTAGAGTATCACATGGGCCCGGTCCTGGCGTCCGCCATCACGGTGCACCCGATCTGGTACGGCCCCTGGCCCGCCGCGCAGAAGCGCACGATCCGCGCGTTCCTCCGCTCCCTTGCGCCTCCGCCCGACTCCGAGGCCCGCATTCCTCGTCCCTCGGTCTCCGCCTGGTGGCGCACGGTGCGGCTGTACACGGACCAGACGTCCGCCAACGTGTCGGCGGCCGTGTCCCTAGGCGCGGAGAAGTCGGACGCGCGGATGTCCCGCGGCGCGCGTCTCTCCCGGATGGACATCCAGGCGGTGGTCCGCGACGCCGTGACGGCGCGCACCCGCCCGCTCCCCGTCGACTCCAGCGGCGGCGTGTACCTGGTGCTCACCTCCCCCGATGTCTCCGTGGAGGACTTCTGCGGGCAGGTGTGCGGCTTCCACTACTTCACGTTCCCGTCGGTGGTGGGGTACACGCTGCCCTACGCGTGGGTGGGGAACTCGGCGCGGCGGTGCCCCGAGGTGTGCGCGTACCCGTTCGCCATCCCGGCGTACGTGGCGCCGGGGCGGAAGGCGGAGGCCCCGCCCAACGGCGACGTCGGCGTGGACGGCATGGTCAGCGTCATCGCGCACGAGCTCGCGGAGGTCGCGTCCAACCCGCTCGCCAACGCCTGGTACGCCGGGAGTGACCCCTCGTTCCCGACCGAGATCGCCGACCTCTGCGAGGGGATCTATGgtaccggcggcggtggcgcgtaTACCGGGCAGCTCCTCACGGACGCGCGCTCCGGCGCGGCGTACAACGTTAACGGCGCCGGCGGGCGGAGGTTCCTCGTGCAGTGGGTTTGGAACCCCGTGCTCAGCTACTGCTCCGGCCCCAACGCGCTCGACCAGTAG